The Tenacibaculum jejuense genome includes a window with the following:
- a CDS encoding SemiSWEET family sugar transporter gives MPFHEILGYLAAFLTTASFLPQVYKTWKTKSTEGLSLTMYTIFLTGIICWLIYGIYLNSLPIILANTVTGVSAVMLIIMKLKYK, from the coding sequence ATGCCATTTCATGAGATTTTAGGGTATTTAGCAGCATTTTTAACTACGGCTTCTTTTTTACCTCAGGTATATAAAACATGGAAAACAAAATCTACAGAAGGATTATCACTTACTATGTATACTATTTTTCTGACAGGAATTATTTGCTGGTTGATTTATGGTATTTACTTAAATAGTTTGCCTATAATTTTAGCAAATACAGTTACAGGAGTTTCAGCAGTTATGCTAATAATAATGAAGCTTAAATACAAATAG
- a CDS encoding enoyl-ACP reductase FabI: MVREFTHKNEWAVILGGSSGLGLATAKKLAKHGLNICVLHRDRKSDMSRIENDFEIIRNENVQLLAFNVDALHTEKRAHVISELKENLGSAGKIRIFVHSIAKGNLKPMVAEDESTQLKNDDFSLTINAMAISLYDWVKALFTAKLFADDTRIISFTSEGNQKVWQNYAAVSAAKVTLEAITRNIALEFAPYGIKANCIQAGVTDTNSFQRIPGSETIKNHVLKTNPFKRLTTPEDVANVVYLLSKDEAKWINGSIIPVDGGEHIV; this comes from the coding sequence ATGGTAAGAGAATTTACACATAAAAATGAGTGGGCTGTTATTTTAGGTGGTTCTAGCGGATTAGGTTTAGCAACAGCTAAAAAGCTAGCAAAACACGGTTTGAATATTTGTGTTTTGCACCGAGATCGAAAATCTGATATGTCACGCATTGAAAATGATTTTGAAATTATTCGTAATGAAAATGTTCAATTATTAGCTTTTAATGTAGACGCATTACATACTGAGAAAAGAGCACATGTTATTTCAGAATTAAAAGAGAATTTAGGATCAGCTGGAAAGATTCGAATATTTGTACACAGTATTGCCAAAGGAAATTTAAAACCGATGGTAGCTGAAGATGAATCGACACAATTAAAAAACGATGATTTTAGTCTAACTATTAATGCCATGGCAATTAGTTTATACGATTGGGTAAAGGCGTTATTTACTGCGAAGTTATTTGCTGATGACACTAGAATTATAAGTTTTACAAGTGAAGGAAATCAGAAGGTTTGGCAAAATTATGCAGCTGTTTCTGCGGCTAAAGTAACTTTAGAAGCGATTACTCGAAACATTGCTTTAGAGTTTGCTCCTTATGGAATTAAAGCGAATTGTATTCAAGCAGGTGTTACCGATACAAATTCATTTCAACGAATTCCAGGAAGTGAAACCATAAAAAATCACGTATTAAAAACGAATCCTTTTAAACGGTTAACCACACCAGAAGATGTTGCAAATGTGGTATATTTATTAAGTAAAGATGAAGCCAAATGGATTAATGGAAGTATTATTCCTGTGGACGGCGGAGAACATATAGTGTAG
- a CDS encoding NAD(P)/FAD-dependent oxidoreductase — protein sequence MVQNKVVIVGGGLAGLVSAIHLSKKGIYVTVIEKNIYPKHKVCGEYISNEVLPYLQSLGFNPLQFQAKEITDFTLSTSTNTTIKTKLPLGGFGISRYTLDYELANLAKQNGVEIVHDYVNQIDFQNEIFTITTKSNKTFTADIVIGAYGKRSNIDISLKRSFIQQKSPFLAVKAHYEGEFPEDKVSLYNFKGGYCGVSKVENDHINVCYITSYDAFKKYTDIDEFQNKVLLQNKQLQRIIGNSKLMFPSPLTISQISFAEKQPVENHMLMCGDTAGMIHPLCGNGMAMAIHSAQIASETIIQYFNKEISTREELEEMYTREWRKAFNKRLQMGRKLAALFNMDFFSEMITLGLRLFPWILPIIIKKTHGKYLKPIQ from the coding sequence TTGGTACAAAATAAGGTGGTTATCGTTGGTGGGGGCTTAGCAGGTTTGGTAAGTGCTATTCATCTTTCTAAAAAAGGAATATACGTAACAGTCATTGAAAAAAATATATATCCAAAGCATAAAGTTTGTGGAGAATATATATCAAACGAAGTTTTACCTTATTTACAATCCTTAGGTTTTAATCCGCTTCAGTTTCAAGCTAAAGAAATTACTGATTTTACGTTATCGACTTCGACTAATACGACTATAAAAACAAAATTACCATTAGGTGGCTTTGGAATCAGTAGATATACATTAGATTATGAATTAGCAAATTTAGCTAAACAAAATGGTGTTGAAATTGTTCATGATTATGTGAATCAAATTGATTTTCAGAATGAAATCTTCACGATAACTACAAAAAGTAACAAAACTTTCACAGCAGATATTGTTATTGGAGCATATGGAAAGCGTTCTAATATTGATATTAGTTTAAAACGTTCTTTTATTCAGCAAAAATCACCTTTTCTGGCAGTAAAAGCACATTACGAAGGAGAATTTCCTGAGGATAAAGTTTCATTATACAATTTTAAAGGAGGATATTGCGGAGTTTCTAAAGTAGAAAACGATCATATTAATGTTTGTTATATCACAAGTTACGATGCTTTTAAAAAGTATACAGATATTGATGAATTTCAAAATAAAGTCCTCTTACAAAATAAACAACTACAAAGAATTATAGGGAATTCTAAATTAATGTTCCCAAGTCCGTTAACCATAAGTCAGATTTCTTTTGCTGAAAAACAACCTGTAGAAAATCATATGCTGATGTGTGGCGATACTGCAGGAATGATTCATCCACTTTGCGGAAACGGAATGGCTATGGCAATTCATTCTGCGCAAATAGCTTCAGAAACTATCATACAATATTTCAATAAAGAGATTTCAACGAGAGAAGAGCTTGAAGAAATGTATACTCGAGAATGGAGAAAAGCTTTTAATAAGCGTTTACAAATGGGAAGAAAACTTGCTGCTTTGTTTAATATGGATTTCTTTTCGGAAATGATTACCTTGGGCTTACGACTATTTCCATGGATTTTACCCATCATTATTAAAAAAACACATGGGAAATACCTCAAACCAATACAATGA
- a CDS encoding type III polyketide synthase has protein sequence MSVRITSVAKQLPKYTRNTKEILPYLKVWLSGQEERFQRKAIKIFENAGVDRRYSIMDAEDVFLNTSFEEKNEIYTRECTKLAEQALLKALAKANLAANEVDYIITVSCTGIMIPSLDAYLINSLEMKQDIVRLPVTEMGCAAGVSGIIYAKNFLKANPNKRAVVVAVESPTATFQLEDYSMVNIVSAAIFGDGASAVILSSYEDEVGPQILDEAMYHFYDATHMMGFNLKNTGLQMVLDKSVPETISNHFPKIIHPFLEKNKLSISDIDHLVFHPGGKKIVQTVEDLFGKLGKNIEDTKEVLKLYGNMSSATVLYVLERFMDRDLPKGDKGLMLSFGPGFSAQRILLEW, from the coding sequence ATGAGCGTACGAATTACATCAGTTGCAAAGCAGCTTCCAAAATATACAAGAAACACAAAAGAAATTTTACCATATTTAAAAGTATGGTTGTCTGGTCAAGAAGAACGTTTTCAGCGAAAGGCAATTAAAATTTTCGAAAACGCAGGTGTAGATCGACGTTATTCAATTATGGATGCAGAAGATGTTTTTCTAAATACCTCTTTTGAAGAGAAAAACGAAATCTACACCAGAGAATGTACAAAGTTAGCAGAACAAGCTTTGTTAAAAGCTTTGGCGAAAGCAAATCTTGCCGCAAATGAAGTTGATTATATTATTACAGTAAGTTGTACAGGAATTATGATTCCGTCTTTAGATGCTTATCTAATCAATAGCTTAGAAATGAAACAAGATATTGTTCGTTTACCTGTGACAGAAATGGGTTGTGCAGCTGGAGTTTCAGGAATTATTTATGCGAAAAACTTTTTAAAAGCAAACCCGAATAAAAGAGCAGTAGTAGTTGCAGTAGAATCACCAACAGCTACGTTTCAGTTAGAAGATTATTCGATGGTAAATATTGTAAGCGCTGCTATTTTTGGAGATGGAGCCTCAGCAGTTATTTTATCGTCTTATGAAGATGAAGTTGGTCCGCAAATCTTAGATGAAGCGATGTATCATTTTTATGATGCAACGCACATGATGGGATTCAATTTGAAAAATACCGGATTACAAATGGTGTTAGATAAATCTGTTCCTGAGACCATTTCAAATCATTTTCCGAAGATTATTCATCCTTTTTTAGAAAAGAATAAGCTAAGTATATCAGATATAGATCATTTAGTTTTTCATCCAGGAGGAAAGAAAATCGTACAAACAGTAGAAGATCTTTTTGGAAAACTAGGAAAGAATATAGAAGATACGAAAGAAGTTTTAAAATTATATGGAAATATGTCTAGTGCTACTGTTTTATATGTTTTAGAACGTTTTATGGATAGAGATTTACCAAAAGGAGATAAAGGATTAATGTTGAGTTTTGGACCCGGATTTTCAGCGCAACGAATTTTATTAGAATGGTAA
- a CDS encoding beta-ketoacyl-[acyl-carrier-protein] synthase family protein, which translates to MNKRVVITGLGVVAPNGVDIQSFTNAIKNGVSGITFHQDLKDLNFSCCIGGLPIITEEKKLDYLTALELRGFNSSGILYGCIAGIDAWNDAGFTVDKESDLDFDTGIVFGTGTSGVEKFREAIYKVDAHKVKRLGSTTVIQTMASGISAYLGGKLGLGNQVTTNSSACTTGTEAILMGYDRIASGKASRMLVGSCSDGGPYVWGGFDAMRVMTYKHNENPEEGSRPMSATASGFVPGAGAGALVLESLESALERGATIYGEVLGGAVNSGGQRNGGTMTAPNGIAVQRCITDAIRNSGITADEIDVINGHLTATSKDAFEIQNWSEALGRKGANFPYINSLKSMIGHCLAAAGSIESVSAVLQLHHDFIFPSINCEDIHQDILAEIDPTRIPKEKIDTKINIIAKASFGFGDVNGCVIFKKYNQ; encoded by the coding sequence TTGAATAAAAGAGTTGTAATAACAGGTTTAGGTGTTGTTGCTCCGAATGGAGTCGATATACAGTCGTTTACAAATGCGATTAAAAATGGTGTTTCTGGTATTACATTTCATCAAGATTTAAAAGACCTAAATTTCTCGTGTTGTATTGGCGGACTTCCAATAATTACCGAAGAGAAAAAACTAGATTATTTAACGGCTTTAGAATTGAGAGGTTTTAATAGTTCCGGAATTTTATACGGTTGTATTGCAGGAATAGATGCTTGGAACGATGCTGGCTTTACAGTTGATAAAGAAAGTGATTTAGACTTTGATACAGGAATTGTTTTTGGAACTGGAACTTCTGGAGTTGAAAAATTTCGTGAAGCTATTTATAAAGTTGATGCTCATAAAGTAAAACGTTTAGGTAGCACAACGGTTATTCAAACTATGGCTAGCGGAATTAGCGCATATTTAGGCGGTAAACTCGGTTTAGGAAATCAAGTAACTACAAATTCTTCTGCTTGTACAACCGGAACGGAAGCGATATTAATGGGTTACGATAGAATTGCTTCAGGCAAAGCAAGTCGAATGTTAGTTGGGAGTTGTAGTGATGGCGGACCTTACGTTTGGGGTGGTTTCGATGCTATGCGTGTAATGACATATAAACACAATGAGAATCCAGAAGAAGGATCTCGACCAATGAGTGCAACAGCATCTGGTTTTGTTCCAGGAGCTGGAGCTGGAGCTTTGGTGTTAGAATCTTTAGAAAGTGCGTTGGAAAGAGGGGCAACTATTTATGGAGAAGTTTTAGGTGGAGCAGTGAATTCTGGCGGACAAAGAAATGGAGGAACAATGACTGCACCAAATGGAATAGCTGTACAGCGATGTATTACAGATGCAATTCGAAATTCAGGAATTACTGCGGATGAAATTGATGTGATTAATGGACATTTAACGGCTACATCAAAAGATGCTTTTGAAATTCAAAATTGGTCAGAAGCATTAGGAAGAAAAGGGGCGAATTTTCCTTATATCAATTCATTAAAATCAATGATTGGTCATTGTTTAGCCGCTGCTGGAAGTATCGAAAGTGTTTCTGCTGTTCTTCAGTTACATCACGATTTTATATTTCCATCAATAAATTGTGAAGATATTCATCAAGATATTTTAGCTGAAATAGATCCAACACGAATTCCAAAAGAAAAAATAGATACAAAAATTAATATTATAGCCAAAGCAAGTTTTGGTTTTGGTGACGTAAATGGATGCGTAATATTTAAAAAATACAACCAATAA
- a CDS encoding YceI family protein, which yields MKRLIMFAFLCVTTWNLTAQKFVQNQSETKITFKIKNFGSYVDCLFSDVNFDVNFNKNDLTNSYINTTIAVSTVDTNNKSRDKSLKKEKYFNVTKYPNITLKSRKIEMIDANSFRLTGDLTIKGITKIVTIPIKVSNQENKLNISADFEINRLDYKVGKSSFILSKKVIAKVNYLGTK from the coding sequence ATGAAAAGACTAATTATGTTTGCTTTTCTATGTGTTACTACATGGAATCTTACGGCACAAAAATTTGTTCAGAATCAATCTGAAACAAAAATTACGTTTAAGATTAAGAATTTTGGCTCTTATGTAGATTGTCTATTTTCTGATGTAAACTTCGATGTAAACTTCAATAAAAATGATTTAACAAATAGTTATATCAACACTACAATAGCCGTGTCAACTGTAGATACGAACAACAAATCACGAGATAAAAGCTTAAAAAAAGAGAAGTATTTTAATGTAACAAAGTATCCTAACATTACTTTAAAATCTAGAAAGATTGAAATGATAGATGCTAACTCTTTTAGATTAACAGGAGATTTAACCATTAAAGGAATTACCAAAATTGTAACTATTCCCATAAAAGTATCAAATCAAGAGAATAAACTAAATATTAGTGCTGACTTTGAAATTAATAGACTAGACTATAAAGTTGGGAAAAGCAGCTTCATTTTATCTAAAAAAGTAATAGCTAAAGTAAACTATCTTGGTACAAAATAA
- a CDS encoding 4'-phosphopantetheinyl transferase family protein, with product MIGNDIVDINFTRKQSNWQRDGFLDKIFTSEEQEHILESKCSFTTVWQLWSMKESVYKIYVRKRKERFFAPKKLVCTVTNSSKGSVIINNEKYLTKTTTNKNYIYSTAISDVGNLLSVDTFCFPLKESDFSTQRATVYSQLKNRIAEKYNLNSEIIQIEKTALGIPEVKVNNQTLEVNISLTHHGNYGAVSILNLNS from the coding sequence ATGATTGGGAATGATATTGTAGATATCAACTTTACACGAAAGCAAAGTAATTGGCAACGTGACGGTTTTTTAGATAAGATTTTTACATCTGAAGAACAAGAACATATACTAGAAAGTAAATGTAGTTTTACTACAGTTTGGCAATTGTGGAGTATGAAAGAGAGTGTTTACAAAATCTATGTTAGAAAACGTAAAGAACGTTTCTTTGCTCCTAAAAAACTCGTATGCACTGTTACTAATTCTTCTAAAGGATCGGTAATCATAAATAATGAAAAGTATCTTACGAAAACCACCACGAATAAAAATTATATCTATTCCACTGCAATTTCTGATGTAGGCAATTTGTTAAGTGTCGATACTTTTTGTTTTCCTTTAAAAGAAAGTGATTTCAGTACACAACGAGCAACTGTTTACAGTCAATTAAAAAATAGAATTGCAGAAAAATATAATCTGAATTCAGAAATTATTCAGATAGAAAAAACAGCATTAGGTATTCCAGAAGTTAAAGTCAATAATCAAACTTTAGAAGTTAATATATCACTTACCCATCACGGTAATTATGGCGCAGTTTCAATCTTAAATCTAAACTCATGA
- a CDS encoding YceI family protein encodes MKKIIPLMLVFLSAFQIHSQKLTQDVSKTTVVFKIKYFGSYVDALFTKVDIDGNFDQKDLESSFLNATIDVNSFDTNNSYRDKILSEDYFDVKNHPTITLKSTEIEKVAVNLYNLKADLNIKGTTKSVTLPLIVSENGNKISIKSGFTIDRLDYKVGKSSFLLSRKVITNVNFLAVK; translated from the coding sequence ATGAAAAAAATAATCCCCTTAATGCTCGTTTTCTTGAGTGCCTTTCAAATCCACTCACAAAAGCTAACTCAAGACGTATCAAAAACTACCGTTGTTTTTAAAATTAAATATTTTGGATCTTATGTAGATGCCTTATTTACAAAAGTAGACATTGATGGTAATTTTGATCAAAAAGATTTAGAATCTAGTTTTTTAAATGCTACGATAGATGTAAATTCATTCGATACTAATAATTCGTATCGAGATAAAATTTTATCTGAAGATTACTTTGATGTAAAAAATCATCCAACAATTACCTTAAAATCAACAGAGATAGAGAAAGTCGCTGTTAACTTATATAATCTTAAGGCAGATTTAAATATCAAAGGAACTACAAAATCAGTAACTTTACCTTTAATCGTTTCTGAAAACGGAAATAAGATTAGTATCAAATCAGGTTTTACTATTGATAGATTAGACTACAAAGTAGGAAAAAGTAGTTTCTTATTATCTAGGAAAGTAATTACAAATGTGAATTTTTTAGCGGTTAAGTAA
- a CDS encoding acyl carrier protein — MTNEELIPKLKEIVKPYIQDQAAFDNLTEETDFINDLKINSANLVDVVLDVEDEFDIEIDNDAMEQMLNVKNAIAIIKDKLAS, encoded by the coding sequence ATGACAAACGAAGAACTAATACCTAAATTAAAAGAAATCGTTAAACCTTATATTCAAGATCAAGCGGCTTTTGATAATTTAACGGAAGAGACTGATTTTATTAATGATTTAAAAATCAATTCTGCTAATTTAGTGGATGTAGTTTTAGATGTTGAAGATGAGTTTGATATCGAAATAGATAACGATGCTATGGAGCAAATGTTAAATGTAAAAAACGCAATAGCAATTATTAAAGATAAATTAGCTTCGTAA
- a CDS encoding 3-hydroxyacyl-ACP dehydratase FabZ family protein produces MTSEQIITVLPYEKPFLFVDEIINISEEGVTGQYTFQKEEFYYQGHFKDNPVTPGVILTEVMAQIGVVCLGVYLLGKESVLEEKLAIALTSHAIDFFLPVFPEEKVTVISEKQYFRFNKLKCHVKMLNAKGELVCRGEIAGMLTNKK; encoded by the coding sequence ATGACAAGTGAACAAATCATAACAGTATTACCTTATGAAAAACCTTTTTTATTTGTTGATGAAATCATCAATATTTCTGAAGAAGGAGTTACAGGTCAGTATACATTTCAAAAAGAAGAATTTTATTATCAAGGACATTTTAAAGATAATCCAGTAACACCGGGAGTCATATTAACGGAAGTAATGGCGCAAATTGGTGTAGTTTGTCTCGGTGTTTATCTTTTAGGAAAAGAAAGCGTGTTAGAAGAAAAACTAGCAATAGCGTTAACATCTCATGCTATTGATTTTTTTCTTCCTGTATTTCCTGAAGAGAAAGTAACAGTTATTTCTGAAAAACAATATTTCAGATTCAATAAATTGAAATGTCATGTAAAAATGCTGAATGCTAAAGGCGAATTAGTGTGTAGAGGTGAAATCGCTGGAATGTTAACGAATAAAAAATAA
- a CDS encoding leucine--tRNA ligase yields the protein MQYNHQEIEKKWQEFWAKNQTFKASNTSDKPKYYVLDMFPYPSGAGLHVGHPLGYIASDIYARYKRHKGFNVLHPQGYDSFGLPAEQYAIQTGQHPAITTETNIKTYRGQLDKIGFSFDWSREVRTSNPEYYKWTQWIFIQLFNSWYNKDSDKAEDVSTLIAKFEVEGNTTVNAVCDEDIITFTADEWNGFSSTKQQEILLQYRLTFLSDTEVNWCPALGTVLANDEIVNGVSERGGHPVVRKKMTQWSMRISAYAQRLLDGLSGIDWPQPLKDIQTNWIGRSQGAMVSFKVDGYDANIDVFTTRPDTIYGVSFMTLAPEHELVAKITTDAQREAVETYVEATAKRSERDRMADVKTISGVFTGAYAIHPFSGKQVPIWIGDYVLASYGTGAVMAVPCGDQRDYDFAKHFDLEIPNIFEGVDISEEAFADKEKSVIANSDFLNGLPYKKAMKTVIYEMEQRGFGYGKINYRLRDAVFSRQRYWGEPFPVYYKDGMPQMIEKQHLPVVLPEVEKYLPTEDGKPPLGNADVWAWDTTTNAVVSNDKIDNETIFPLELNTMPGWAGSSWYFNRYMDATNDGEFVSAAAVEYWKEVDLYIGGSEHATGHLLYARFWQKFLFDLGLVPVDEFAKKLINQGMILGTSAFVYRRIAYKMTESKSGTKQYDPLKTKPFFVSKNLDVNIEHFFEDESFKQKVISEYPEFKSIEGKIWFGDVATHADVSFVNSSDELDIEAFKNWRSDFKDAEFILEEGKYVVGREVEKMSKSKFNVVNPDLICEEYGADSLRLFEMFLGPLEQFKPWKTSGISGVYSFLKKLWKLFHNGENFEVSEGEPTKDSLKTLHKTIKKVEEDIENFSFNTSVSTFMIAVNEFTAQKCNNKAILEELLILVSPYAPHIAEELWSKLGHENSIAFAAFPQFDGKHLIESEKEYPISFNGKMRFKLNLPLDMSKEDIEKTVMAHEKTQEQLQGRTPKKVIIVPGKIINIVG from the coding sequence ATGCAATACAATCACCAAGAAATCGAAAAAAAGTGGCAAGAGTTTTGGGCAAAAAACCAAACTTTTAAAGCGAGTAACACTTCCGATAAACCAAAATATTATGTGTTAGATATGTTTCCTTATCCATCTGGAGCAGGATTACATGTTGGACATCCATTGGGATATATCGCAAGTGATATTTATGCGCGTTACAAACGTCATAAAGGATTTAATGTATTGCACCCACAAGGTTACGATTCTTTCGGATTACCTGCAGAGCAGTATGCAATTCAAACAGGTCAGCATCCTGCAATAACTACAGAAACTAATATTAAAACATATCGCGGACAGTTAGATAAAATCGGATTTTCATTCGATTGGTCTCGAGAAGTTCGTACATCAAATCCAGAATATTATAAATGGACTCAGTGGATTTTTATCCAATTGTTTAATTCTTGGTATAATAAAGATTCAGATAAAGCAGAAGATGTAAGTACATTAATTGCAAAGTTTGAAGTTGAAGGAAATACAACTGTAAATGCAGTTTGTGATGAAGATATCATTACGTTCACTGCTGATGAGTGGAACGGTTTTTCTTCAACAAAACAACAAGAAATTTTATTACAATATCGTTTAACATTTTTATCTGATACAGAAGTAAACTGGTGTCCAGCTTTAGGAACAGTTTTAGCAAATGATGAAATTGTAAACGGAGTTTCAGAACGTGGAGGTCATCCTGTTGTTCGTAAAAAAATGACACAATGGTCGATGCGAATTTCTGCCTATGCACAACGTTTATTAGATGGATTAAGTGGAATTGATTGGCCTCAGCCGTTAAAAGATATTCAAACCAACTGGATTGGCCGTTCGCAAGGAGCAATGGTGTCTTTTAAAGTTGATGGGTACGATGCTAATATCGATGTGTTTACTACGCGTCCTGATACCATTTACGGAGTAAGTTTTATGACGTTAGCTCCAGAACATGAATTGGTAGCGAAAATTACAACTGATGCTCAACGTGAAGCAGTAGAAACTTATGTTGAAGCTACGGCAAAACGTTCAGAAAGAGATCGTATGGCTGACGTGAAAACAATTTCTGGAGTTTTTACAGGAGCATATGCAATTCATCCATTCTCTGGAAAACAAGTGCCAATTTGGATTGGTGATTATGTATTAGCAAGCTACGGAACTGGTGCTGTAATGGCAGTTCCTTGTGGTGACCAACGTGATTACGATTTTGCAAAACATTTCGATTTAGAGATTCCAAATATTTTTGAAGGTGTTGATATTTCTGAAGAAGCTTTTGCTGATAAAGAAAAGTCTGTTATTGCGAATTCTGATTTCTTAAATGGTTTACCATACAAGAAAGCGATGAAAACTGTAATCTATGAAATGGAACAACGTGGATTTGGTTACGGAAAAATAAACTATCGTTTACGTGATGCAGTATTCAGTCGTCAACGTTATTGGGGAGAACCATTCCCAGTATATTACAAAGACGGAATGCCTCAGATGATTGAGAAGCAACATTTGCCTGTTGTTCTACCAGAAGTTGAAAAGTATTTACCAACAGAAGATGGTAAACCACCATTAGGAAATGCTGATGTTTGGGCTTGGGACACAACTACAAATGCTGTTGTTTCAAATGATAAAATAGATAATGAAACTATATTTCCATTAGAACTAAATACAATGCCAGGTTGGGCAGGAAGTTCTTGGTATTTTAACCGTTATATGGATGCTACAAATGATGGTGAGTTTGTGAGCGCAGCAGCGGTTGAGTATTGGAAAGAAGTTGATTTATATATCGGTGGTTCTGAACATGCAACAGGACATTTATTATATGCACGTTTTTGGCAAAAGTTCTTATTCGATTTAGGTTTAGTTCCTGTGGATGAGTTTGCAAAGAAATTAATCAACCAAGGAATGATCTTAGGAACTTCTGCTTTTGTATACAGAAGGATTGCTTATAAAATGACTGAATCTAAAAGTGGTACAAAACAATATGATCCTTTAAAAACTAAACCGTTTTTTGTCTCTAAAAACCTTGATGTAAATATTGAACATTTTTTTGAAGATGAATCTTTTAAACAAAAGGTAATATCTGAGTATCCTGAATTTAAGAGTATTGAAGGTAAAATTTGGTTTGGAGATGTAGCAACACATGCTGATGTTTCTTTTGTTAATTCTTCAGATGAATTAGATATTGAAGCTTTTAAAAATTGGAGATCAGATTTTAAAGATGCTGAGTTTATTTTAGAAGAAGGGAAATATGTTGTAGGTAGAGAAGTTGAAAAAATGTCTAAATCCAAATTCAATGTAGTAAATCCAGATTTAATTTGTGAAGAATACGGAGCAGATAGTTTACGTTTATTCGAAATGTTCTTAGGACCTTTAGAGCAATTTAAACCTTGGAAAACCTCTGGTATTTCTGGAGTATATTCTTTCTTAAAGAAACTTTGGAAGTTATTCCACAACGGAGAAAACTTTGAAGTTTCAGAAGGTGAACCAACTAAAGACAGCTTAAAAACATTACATAAAACAATTAAGAAAGTAGAAGAAGATATTGAGAATTTCTCTTTCAATACTTCAGTTTCTACATTCATGATTGCGGTTAATGAGTTCACTGCTCAAAAATGTAATAACAAAGCAATTTTAGAAGAGTTATTAATCTTAGTTTCTCCTTATGCGCCACATATCGCAGAAGAATTATGGAGTAAATTAGGTCATGAAAACTCTATTGCTTTTGCAGCTTTCCCTCAGTTTGACGGAAAACACTTAATAGAGTCTGAAAAAGAATACCCAATTTCTTTTAATGGAAAAATGCGTTTCAAGCTTAATTTACCATTAGACATGTCGAAAGAAGATATTGAAAAAACAGTAATGGCTCACGAAAAAACGCAAGAACAATTACAAGGACGTACACCTAAAAAGGTGATTATTGTGCCTGGAAAGATTATCAATATCGTAGGATAA
- a CDS encoding methyltransferase domain-containing protein, producing the protein MINTKYRSKEEEIMDDFDMSGETLIKTLDIIAKINRVLGGNMLTLNGVKKLCKDQPKEKVISIIDLGCGNGDMLRAIAKLGRKQGHKFDLIGVDANQTTIDYAIELSKEYPEIRYLKQDILTDEFKKLSYDISLFTLFLHHFSDKEIANLLPIIQDRTKLGLVINDLHRHKLAYYLFKIITLFINNKMVKNDGLVSILRGFKRKELESFAKNLSGKSTITWKWAFRYQWLIKHH; encoded by the coding sequence ATGATCAATACCAAATATAGAAGCAAAGAAGAAGAAATCATGGATGATTTCGATATGTCTGGTGAAACCTTAATCAAAACACTAGACATCATTGCTAAAATTAATCGTGTACTAGGAGGTAATATGTTAACCTTAAATGGCGTAAAAAAACTCTGTAAAGATCAACCAAAAGAGAAAGTGATTTCTATAATTGATTTGGGTTGTGGTAATGGAGATATGTTAAGAGCAATTGCCAAATTAGGAAGAAAACAAGGCCATAAATTTGATTTGATCGGAGTAGATGCAAATCAAACTACAATAGATTATGCGATTGAGTTGTCAAAAGAATATCCAGAGATTCGGTATTTGAAACAAGATATCCTGACTGATGAATTTAAAAAGCTGTCTTACGATATTTCACTATTTACACTTTTCCTGCATCATTTTTCAGATAAAGAAATAGCAAATTTATTACCAATAATTCAAGATCGAACCAAGTTAGGTTTAGTGATAAACGATTTACATCGACATAAATTAGCTTATTATTTATTCAAAATTATTACACTATTTATCAATAACAAAATGGTGAAGAACGATGGTTTGGTATCTATTTTAAGAGGATTTAAAAGAAAAGAACTAGAGAGTTTTGCTAAGAACTTATCTGGTAAAAGCACAATTACTTGGAAATGGGCATTCCGTTACCAATGGTTAATAAAGCATCATTAA